A segment of the Haemorhous mexicanus isolate bHaeMex1 chromosome 3, bHaeMex1.pri, whole genome shotgun sequence genome:
agTACACCAATTTGACCAGGCCTTAATTAAGTTACCATAAATTTGAGCTCTGGTccattttctgatttcttcCATTGAGTCTAAGGGAACTCCAATTAAACAGGTATGAAATGGATCCGAAGGTGTAGCTAGTGATAAGCAAAAGGATTCTTGCCCTGTTCTGTTAGCCCATGTAACCCACATGTTAGCTCGCTGCTCTATATTGTATATTCCCTGCGTCTCCTTAATCACTGCACTAAGCAACATTGTTAATATCTGCCAGACTATTGCCATTGCTGCCGTTGTCTACAATCACGCCTGCGCTTTGCCCAAAATGCTTTGGCCCGTTCCCATTCCCTATCACTAACATGAAGTATTTGCATATTGCTATTCCTACTCCACATTCAGTAGCTATTATCTTGCTCCCTAGTACAATGTGGTTTACTAGAGCAATGAAAGCAAGTGTAAACTGCACTCACAGTAACAATCTCTGCTTACATGTTTCTATCAAAGATACATCCTGGAGAAAACTCTTATATCCCCCCCAGTTATGCCCTAAAAATTTAGCTAATGCTGCTCTTGGGGTAAGAGTGTTAAGGCGGTTAGAGCATCTATTGCATATTAGACTAATAGGcctaaattttttctttttctctctaacCAAGGCTAAATTATGTTCTTGACGAACTTGTCACCAAGTTTTTAAGTTACACTTTATGCAATGAACCTTAAGCCACGACTTGCATGCATAACCATGCAGATAACAAGCCTTTTCTATCTGATTTTCAACTTGTGATGGAAGTGAAGGTAAATGGAGTCCGTTTACATCTAACCCTTATATATTAAGCCTATGTGGAGTTGCTAATAATCCCTCAGCATACTCCAGCAAACTTGGCAGATATTCCGATTGTTGTTCAGCTGTCAGGTGTTGGAGAAGTGGATTCAGGGCTGTCTGGAATCGGTGTTTTCACCGACTCTCCACCTCTGCACGCAGCATGGGTTGATGATGGTGGTTTCAGATAGGGCTTCGTCCACTTGGCTGGGATCCAACGAATGCCTTTATCAGTAAATAAGCACATATAACCTCTGCCTATTAGTTTTACTGTAGTGGTCCTTCCCACACCCCTGTTTCTGAGCTTTTGAACATGGCAATTCCTCACTTGGATTACGTGTGAGGGCATGATGCACAAGAATAGGTGGATCTTCCCCATCTCCTGTTGTTCTAAGGTAATTAAGCACAAAGATGGCCTTAGCCGTTTTTTCCTCAGGGGATAACCCTGAGGAAAAAACAGTagttccccctttttgtttttgcagcatGCCCTTGAATGTCTGAAGAGCACACTCAATAATGGCCTGACCAGTAGGATTGTGTGGAATATGAGTGTCATGTTGAATACCCCGTAAATTACAGAAACGTTTGAATCTTAAGGAACAGTAAGCAGGACCATTGTCAGTCTTAATTGCTAAGGGGACACTTAACAATATGGCAAAGCAACTGTACAAATGTTTCTCAACATGACGTGCTGCCTCACCTGTTAAGGGAGTAGCCCATATAACAAAAGAATAGGTATCAATACAAACATGTACAAACTTTTTCGGACCAAATCCTGCTACATGAGTTACATCCATTTGCCACAATTGCAAGGGTTGAGTACCCCTAGAGTTAACACCAGTGCCTAAACCAATGCCATCTTGTTGACAATCAGGACAGGATCTCACAATACCAGAAGCATTAGTAAAGGGAACACCAAATTGTTTAACTAACATTTTAGCAGATTGATGAAGAAAGGCATGGGAAGTTTTAGCCTGCTGAAATTGATCAGGGTTTGGCATTTGCCAGACAGTGGCTACCAACCGACCAGCTCGAGCGTTACCTTCAGACAGACCAGGGAGAGCTTGATGACTTTGAATATGAGTAATAAAGTATTCCTGCTGCCGTTGGTTTAGGTTTTTAAGCAATCGGCTTAAAAGGGAATACAAATGCTTCTTGCTCACCTCCTTGAGTACTGCTCTTTCGAGGCATTGGACACAGCCAACTACATAAAGCAAATCAGAAACAATGTTAATGATCTCATTATACCAATTTTCAAAAGCCCAAATCACAGCTTTCAATTCTAATGTCTGCAATGTATCTTTTGCCTCTCCAAAAATGACATGCTTTTTCCACACTTTGTCCTGCTGCCAAGTGCAGGCAGCCCTTTTTGACCTTTTACCTGCATCTGTAAATACTGTCTGCCCAGATACTGGACAGCCAGATCTCCAGGGTCTGTCCTCCAGACGCTGATGTTCCAATAAAGATAACACTTGGTGTCGTGGGTAAGTGTTGTCAGCTTTACCGTCGTAACCAGCCAAAGCtatctgaaaagaaacagaatgtcTAATTCCCCATTCAAGATACTAGCTAGCCAGTGGTACTACAATTGCATACAGTTCATGTCCCCAGATTTCCAAAATTCTCCCTCTACCCTTCATAATCAAATGAGCAAAAATTTCCAATTGAGTGGTAATAGTTCTAGACTGTTTTACAGGTAAAAACACCCATTCCAAAATAACCAAAGGATTATCCTGAGTTTTAACCCATTGACAAATTAAGGCAAAAGGATGCTTGGCATAGTTGTCATCCTCCTTGCTGTGATTGATGATCATCAATTGAACTGGAACATCCTCGATCAGACAATGTGCATGTGATGTAGCAACCTTTGTGGCAATGTGATCCAAGGCACGCTATCGTCTCTTATCCAGGGTCCTGCATTCATCTGCCCAAGATGAAGTACCTAGTAACTGTATTAATGGTTCAAGTTCTGCGTTAGTTATCCCACAAATAGTTCTAATCCACTGAATATCTCCAACCAAATTCTGAACATCAGGtacagttttcatttcagtggtAATGGTGAGTTTCTGTGGTTTTACTACAGACTGATCAATCTGCCACCAGAGATATTTCCAAGGAGCAGAATGCTGCACCTTCCTTATCAGGAGCAATTTTTAACCCCCTCTGCTCTAGCAAAACTGTCATGGTTTTTAGAACAGTTACAGAGTCTGTTTTCTAGCCACCAATATATCATCCATGTAGTGATAGATGATATACTCAGGAAATTGTTGCGTACAGGTTCTAATGCCCAAGCAACATAAATTTGGCACATCATAGGGGAGTTTCTCATACCTTGGGGAAGACAAGTCCATTCATACCTTTTGTAGTGTTCTGCCTTATCAATAgatggaacagaaaaagcagaatggTTTGTGTCATCAGGATGCAAGGGAATAGTGAAAAAACAATCTTTGAGATCAATGATCAATAGATTCCATGACTCAGGTATCATAGTAGGAGATGGAAGACCAGGTTGCAAGATACCCATACTTAGCATCACTGCATTAACAGCATGTAAGTCATATAGCAACCTCCATTTCCCACTCTTTTTCGGGATGACAAAAACTGGAGTGTTCCACAGGCTAGTGGATGGTTTTATGTGCCCTTCTTCAAGCTGTTCTTGCACTAATTGTTGGACTATGGGCAGCTTTTCATTTGACAGCGATCACTGATCAATCCACACAGGTTTACCAGAGGACCAGCTAATTTTGAGGATTGGCTGCCCCCCAGTGGCCGCTGCTAAAAAGGCTGTGTGACAATGGTAGCTTTTAGCTGGCTTAGCAGATCTTTACCAAGATGACCTAGTAAAGCACCAGGAGTTTGCATGACATAAGGCCTTGTAGATGCATTTACTCCATCTGGGAAAGCAAAGGTAATTACATCTTTGCTCATTTGAGTTGCCTGAGTCCCCCCAATACCTGCAATGCCTAAAGCAGGGTTGACCAATGTCCACTCTTTAGACCATATTGTGTTTGAAATGATGGTTACATCTGCTCCAGCATCAATTGTGAGTTTTTCAGTCACAGATTTACCATTAGGATGTGTCAGGGTTACCTGTTTGTCTGGTTTACCTCTTGTGACGTCCATGGCCCAATATACTTCTGGGTTACCTGTGGAACCAAAGCTTCCTGTTCCCCGCTCCTTGTCACCTGCACAGGGGACACAAGACTTAAAAGGAACAAGTTGAGCAATTCGTGAACCTTTGGGAATAgacacaggagggaaaaatgttaTAACCATAATTTTAACAACCCCTTGGTAGTCCGCATCAATAACCCCAGGGATTATATGCAATCCCTTTTTACAGGCAGATGATCTCCCTAACAGAAAAGCACTAAGCTCACCCCTCAAGGGTCCTTTTACATTAGTATCTATCAGGTGTACAGCAGAGTCCATGATGGTGACGTCTACTGCTGTTTCCAAATCCAGTCCGGCACTTCCAGCTGTTGACGATCTGAGTCAATAAagtccccctcctcctccacgTTGGGAGGCTGAGCtatccaggcagctctccataTTTGCTTCGGCACGTGCGGAGAGGGCGCGTTGCCAAGGTCATTTCCCTGGAACCGACATTCTTTAGTATTGTGGTTATCGTTCTTGCAGATAGAACAAAATTTTTTCATAGTTGCAAAGTGATACTGACTCCGAACATGTCCGATTTTACCACATCCAAAGCACTTAAtgttctttccctctgctttcttttccagatTAGAAAGCAGTGGTTTTACTGCATCCTGCACCGCAGCAGCTACATGGgctgctttttgcctttctgtCATCCTAGCCACCAGTTCCAGCATTTCTGTGACATCAGCTCCCTTCTTTAATGTACCCAAAATCCATCGAGTTTTATCATTAGCATTGCCAAAAGCCAGCATATTAAACAATTTCACCTTTGTGTCCGAATCCAAATTAGGATGATCATAAACAGCCTCATGCAATCTGTCTACAAATTTATCCAAGTCCTCATTCTCTCTTTGGTGAATTTGTGTAAAAGCCTTAGTGTGTAACCCATCTGGAAGTGCAAGAATAGCGTTATAGGCTAGTTGTTGGCTCATCTGTAAAACTTCATCAATGCTCCTAGCCTGGGCAGAGGCAGTAGCCCAGGGCCCTTTGCCAAGTAACTGTTGTGTTGTTAAACCATACAGAGGATCACCCTGCGCCCTAGGttttgctgcttcctgggcACACTTTTCCTCCCAGCTTTTATGGAATGTCACCTGCTGGTGGGGTGGCATTATAAGTCTTATTAGGGTATACACATCAGCTGGAATAAATGTGTTAGAGGTAAAAATACACTGCAGAAGTGACTGTGCAGGTTGGGACTTTAAACCAAATTATGAAATTGCAGTTCTTACCCTCTCTAAAATCTTCCAAACAAAATGTTCCCAAACTCTACCTGCAACATTAGTTACTACAGGAAAAGCCTGTATATAATTTGTGAGAAAAGTCCCTTCTATAATTGCTTCTGTAATAACCCCCTGCCACTTCTGTTTTTGTGCAGCTTCTATTTCAGGGTCACATTCCAATTCTAATTCTACATTCTTTACAGCATGAGAGGGAGGATTTCGTTTAACCAGCTCGGATGCTGGCTCAGAGACAAAATGAGAGGGAGGTACCCGCTTTCCTGATTGTCTGCCCGAACCCACAATCATTGGTAGATCCATTTTTTCAAAAGGATAGTCTTGTTTGGGGACAACTGAATCCTTTTGTTGAATTACCAATTTTTTCAAATTGTTCACTAGAGATCTTAGATCCTCTTCAATAGAAGTATTATTCAAAACAACATCTCCTTCCTTATCCTTTACAGCATGTTTAGTCTCTAAGTTACTGTTATCAGCAATTTTTTCACTCTGAGTACAACTGTCCTTTGTTCTGAAGACTAACAAGCCCCAAGAGGTTTTTTCACTCCGAGTACAAGTGTCCCTTAGCCTGAAGACCAACACCTCcgaagaggcagcagcttcctctttctcactctgagctggaggagcagttggTGCAATGCTGGATTCTGAGCTGAGGGGTTGTGGGCTGCGTGAGGGAATATCTAAGGTAGAAAACAGTGGCTGAACTGAGGACACCGGGAACGCCTGAGGCTTATCTGACTCAGAGGCAAgggcagcacaagctgcagcagcagctttcctctctgcctttaaaGCCTGTAAAACTTTCATGATGGCCTTCCACAAAGTAGCATACTTAGACACCTCTTTTGCCTCACAGCCCCTGGACGCAATGCAGTCCCACAACCTTTGCCCCACAGCTTCCCATGTCGAAATCTCAAAGGCACCCTGTGCTCCAACTATGAGATTATGTTTCATGCCCAGTGTAATAGTCCCTTCAAATTGGAAGCATCATACTTATGTTCTGTCTTAGAGAGTATATGTCGGAGGAGTTTCTGAATACCTTTCCTTTCATGTTCAGACCCCATCTCCTCCCCGGCCGCTCACCTTGATCAGGGCGAGATTCAAGTCATCTACGACTGGAGCTCCAGTAACCTTTTCCTCTCACCGGGGCAGGGAGGATACTTTCGACCGGCCTCTCCGCTCCTCGAAGGCTGGCTCTgaccctctgcacagcagccaagcTGCCGTCCTCGAGTCCCTCTCAGGGTTGCCCGCGATCTCCACCagaaatgtggggggaaaattgCGGGATGCAgaggttcagggacatcacaccataACCAATctgatccagtgaagccaaatttattatccctaaaaagactatatttataataattctctaCTGTCTACAcgtctctagctaatacatgattGTTTCACCCTAGCTGTTCATGGGTCTAAGATAGGAagctgattggatcatctaatttTTCATGAGTCTGGTTGTAGTGTTCTGCCCCACCcatgaactgtcttttttcttactttcccaagcgcactgacaaacttgctgagtcctgatgactcttcttcttctatcttTTTCAGGGATATAccaaccccattttctgaatatgtccattattgtttgtgaatgTGTTCATTGTCAATGGACACaatcccaagcaggctggattgtgcatcggctgaatatggccattgtCCTCCAAAAACTCttcaatctgcaaaaaatccttgACAGTCTTCTCCCTTGATTTTCTCCCCTGCTTTTGTAGCATCTGTGAGCTTAGTTTTGGCATGTTTTCGTTCTTTGCACGGCACTGCATGTAATCCTGGGACATTTTCTTggagtcactaaatttcccaattttctttttttttaaattcaattgcatttcccttgatgctatatccattccagagtgtttctaagtccttcttttctgtttgcaggACTTAATGGGGATGAATTTTAGCAAGCTTTGGttcatgtccctgcacttgatggcatccaatgccttttgatggctttcagTTTCGCAacgatttttatttttttcccagcatccatgcaatgtctctcatatcttccccttaATGTTGTGTCTTCCTCTGAGATTTCCccccctgcttttgcagcatCTGTGAGTATAGTTTTGGCATGTTTGGCCCTTTGCACAGCACCTGatttccacccagaccattTTCTGGAAATCACTAAATGTCCctattttctgggtttttttcagttgcatttcatttgatcctatctcctttccagagtgtttgtaagtctttctttttgGGTTCACAAGATTctgtttcccttcccgaaatgttatttccttttgggaagggaaacaaaatcttgcgatttcaatggggatcaatcGGGAAAactttggtgcaagtccctgtACTTGATGGCatcccatgccttttgatggcttttacTTTGGCGAAGattgatttttgatttttttttttttttttttttttttttaggtaaccgtgccatgtctctcatatcttcccctcaaaGTTGGGTCtttctccttgattttttttccttcttttgcaacatctgAGAGTTTAGTTTTGGcgtgttttgctcctttgcgATACACCtcattttctcccagaccacattcttgtagtcactaaaaCTCCCAGTTTTCTCTTCCTTATaagtttttttcaattgcatttaaTTTGATCATATGTactttccagagtgtttggaaatcttctcttctgttttgaaaGACTTCATTTCCCTTCTCAAAGAAAATGTTATACCCTAAGGAAATGTGCAAGGCCAAATGTGACAGGTCCTGGACTAACCCAAAGGGCATGGGCAGTCCATGCCCTACAGAGATTAACACAACTTGCCTGGGAAATACCTCACAGCTTTCAGGGTCTAAATTATTTGGAAGCACTAGGGCACTACAGTGTGGGGGAAACTCAGCATGGGGCCATCTTTGAAAGTCTTCCCTTTCCCAAGCAGACAAGATTGgaaccctggcacagggacttCTGATTTTTTACCCTTTCCCCCATATGCTCCAAATTAAACTTGTAAAAAGTACCAGCTTTATTTTCTTGGCTCCCATCACCGGCCCTACTATGGGGCTCTTCACTTACGCCTAGGGCAAAGCCAttggaaaacaaatattaatttcaatGCGTGTGAAGCATCAAAATAAACTCCACTTCTCCAGCATCTGAGCTGAACATTGCAGCACCCAGACTCAGACTGTAAAGGACACTGAGTCCCCTGATccgctgagcacagccagggctctgcataATCATCACAAGCAAGAAAGGGACAGAGGAACTCAGATCCTGAAGCCTGACACTGATCAAACAGGGATCAGTATGAACATCAAAACACTCTCCACCACAGAAAAAACATCTCCGCTGTTCGTGTTaaccagcacagctcccctgAACCAACATTCAAATAGTCAAGAGTGACACTGGCCCCGGGTAAGGGGATACCCAGCACATTTACATGcctgcacctgccctgctgcccagggcactggcACCAAAATGCCCTGGAGGGCCTGAGTGCCTTTAGCTTAGGTATGGAATTCTGCTCCTCCATTTCACATCTGAAACTACAAGTCATGGATGTGAGGATGTTCGCCTCTATGTTTAACAATTGGGTTGAAAAGGGCTTGTGTGATGGCACCACtacccacagcacagggcagagagcTTGAGTAAGTAGGTTTTGAGCAGGAAATGGGCCTGTCCTAGAAAGAAGTCAGTCCTTCAAGCTAAGCAACATATTTTTCTCTAAACAAATCAAAGTAGGAATCTATTCATAAGAGATAACATCGCAGAGGAAAAAGTACAGAGATCTTTCCTTGTTTAAAGAAGAAGGGCCCCAGAGCACTAATCCTTCACCTAacataaatgaatatttttcaacACTTTCTTTAAGGAAGGATTGTTGCTGACACCTAAGCTGAACAGGAATACTACTAGCAAAATAAGCAGGTCTCAAGATACAGCAGGCCAAGGCTGTTTGCACAAGGCAAGCCAAGAGAGTCAAAACACAGCACCAAGGCCAGATTTCCACATGTTTGGCAGTGGATGTGagaaaggaagcaaaagcagagctgtctgAAAAACACTTGGTTTTAGTACCTTTAACTTTAAAATAACTCAAGAACCTAAAGCAGATGTCTAAAGATAAGTCATTCTGAGGGCATATATTTGTTTTCGTAGATATATATAGGGGGGCTCTTGGATGCCTTTTAGGCACTGTGCCaggctctaaggtctccctggagctctctcttctccaggctgaacagccccagctctcagcctgtccccacagcagcgGGACTTCAGCACCAGTTTCATTCTGTCCTCCCTGGAGGGCAGTGCATGCACATTATTCCATTGGCTGCAGTTCTGTGAAAAACTTGGTGatgggaaaagctgctgctcttcacTCTGGGAAGTCCAGCAGGTGCCTTTTGGTCTCTTACTCCACATTGCATGAAGTGCCCAAAATTGCTGGGCATCAGTATTCCCACACCCAAGGGCACATCCACCATGGATTTCTAGACACAGGCACTACCTGCTGTCACTAAATGCAGATAATACCTTTTGTTAATCTGCTTGCACTGGTTTTAACTCCACTGTAACACAGAAAGACTCAGGCACAGAAATGTGGCTGAAATTTATatcctaccaaaaaaaaaaaaagtctcctgagctggaaaaacTGTTATATCAAATGGCACCaatgaaatttttaataaaaaaattacccaTGAATCTTCCCAATTTTTAGGTAAGTCTGTTTAAATTGTGAGGGCTTGAAATCAACACAAGATTGAACTTGTCAAATGCCTACAGGTCAACAGCTCCAGCATTCAGATCTGAAATACACAGCAGAGGATAACAACAGTAGGTGCTCTGCTTTTAAAGTATTATAAATGCCTATAATTCTAGACAGAAATAATGAATAAGTGTACAGTAAAAATAGGAGCACATATATAAATACCTGATTGGATGAAAGAGCAGAAGGTGGTTAGCAAAATTCCCCAACTGAAGTAATTTTGGCAAAGGTCATAGAAAGAGAATCTTTTATTAGATAAACTGATAGTgctgagaaaaacaagcagaCTTTTAGACATTCAGGGCATTGTTCAGGTATCAGTGGCAAATTTTACTGCATGGTATAATGAAATCTGAAAAACTGTCAACATGGAGCTCAAGGCCAGTAAAACAAGATACAGGACAGATccatttgattttaaaagcaatttactATTTATTTTAGTCCTGTATAATTCCAAACTTAAAATAGTGTCTAAAATCAGAGGGCAGCAAAGATAATGCCCTGAACTACTTTACGTAGAAAATATCTACATATCACCTTGACCTGTATTGAGATCTGACTGGTAGGAAGAGAAAAGACACAAAGGACAGAGCAGATCACTATGAATGTTTTTCAGAATAGGATTCCCTGACTTGATCACTCATCtcactgcctgggctgtgctttgCTCAGTGCAAACCCCATTCTGAGTGGTCATCATAGTTAGAAACAGGACAGAAGAGCCCAGATCCTGAAGCCAGACACTGATCAAACAGGGAACACTCTCAAAATCAAAACACTCTCCACCACAGGAAAAACATCTCTGCTGTTTGTGACACCCAGCACAGTCCCCCTGAACCAACATTCAAATAGTCAAGAGTGACACTGGCCCCGGGTAAGGGGATACCCAGCACATTTACATCcctgcacctgccctgctgcccagagcgGCGGCAGCAAAATCCCCcctagcagcagcagcagcagcagcagctctatAAAGCTCCTCTTGCCATCCCTGACtctccaccagcagcagccactgacctgcctcaggctctgctgccacagccccttggccagcacagctctgctccccagctctcACCATGGAAGCTTGTCACTCCTCACAGCAATTCAATGTCACTTCATATGGAGCCATAACTGTGGCCATCATCACCCTGGAGGTGTTTGCAGGCTTGTGGATAAATGCTTTCATTATTTGTGTTCTTTGCATTGCCtgggtgaaaaagaaaaccctgaaCTCTAATGAGAAGATTTTGCTGCTACTGGGATGCTCCAGGATTCCCTTTTTATGCTTCGCATGGGTATACCACTTCATTTCAAAAATTTATCCCAATTTCCTCCATGTTCAAACCATATTACAACTCCTTGCAtctttttcaacattttttaattattccaaCTTGTGGgtctcagcctgtctttgtgGTTTTTACTGCataaaaattgccaatttcagGAACAGCTTCTTCATCTACCTGAAAGTAAAAATTGACAGGATGGTGCCCTGGCTCTTGTTGGGATCAGGGATTTTAGCCTTGGCTATCAGCGTCATTATCAATGTCCTCAATGAAACTCTGCAGAGGAACAACATCACTTCCACCTGCCAAGAAAATTTTTGGGAAGTAACTATCAGAAATGataaacattttttctcttcctatttCCTTGCTGGCCTTGTATTTACTACTTCATTCATGGTAGTCATCCTTGCTgctgtttcccttctcttttctctctggagaCACAAGCGCACG
Coding sequences within it:
- the LOC132325867 gene encoding taste receptor type 2 member 9-like, whose protein sequence is MEACHSSQQFNVTSYGAITVAIITLEVFAGLWINAFIICVLCIAWVKKKTLNSNEKILLLLGCSRIPFLCFAWVYHFISKIYPNFLHVQTILQLLASFSTFFNYSNLWVSACLCGFYCIKIANFRNSFFIYLKVKIDRMVPWLLLGSGILALAISVIINVLNETLQRNNITSTCQENFWEVTIRNDKHFFSSYFLAGLVFTTSFMVVILAAVSLLFSLWRHKRTMQTNSMKDLSVDAHIRAMKSVLSFLVMYSINFVCLVLTIIYATKKENIMALLIYLYLCAFPGVHSLILIFSNPKLEKALLKIVASVKCEFLMK